The genome window CCCAGGCCGGCCTGCCGACCTCTGACTGGGTCGAGTTGGACCTGCCTACATGGTCGGAAGACGTTCGTCACGTCTCCGTCCAGTGCCTGGATCTCGGACTTCCAATTTTCGTCAAGCCAGCGCGGTTGGGATCATCAGTTGGAATCAGCAAGGTCACTGATCCCGCCGACCTGGCGCCCGCGATCGAAACCGCGTTTGCTCAGGGCCAACGCGTGCTGGTCGAAAAAGGGCTCGATGTTCGGGAGATCGAAATCGCAGTCATCGGCAACCAGCACCCTCGAGCCGCCGTGCCCGGGGAAGTGGTGCCGGGTCACGATTTTTACGACTACGACGACAAATACCTCGATTCAACCTGCCAACTGCTTGCGCCTGCTCCGCTCGAAGAGAGGCAATCCGCGACGGCAAGAGAGCTCGGGGTGACGGTGTTCCAGCTTCTCGGTTGTACCGGAATGGCTCGGGTTGATCTATTTCTCGAGCACGATAGTGGTCTTTTTTGGGTCAACGAAATCAACACGATTCCGGGTTTCACGCCGATTTCGATGTACCCCCGGCTGTGGGAGCTGTCCGGCCTCAGCTATTCGGAGCTGATCGACGAATTGATCCGCCTCGGTTTCGAACGCACTCGGTAAACGACTCGGCCGGAAGCTCGGGTACGATACCCACCGGGAATCACTTTCTTGAAAAGGCGGACCGCGCCGCCCCAAGGGCTTGACCAGGGTCCTCTCAAGCACTATGGTCCGCGCTCGTGGAAGCCCCTTGCGAGTCGATTCCGCCCGACAACGATCGAATCGAGGAAACCGGCCATGAAGAAGATCACCAAACAAGAAGCTCTCGCCTATCACACCGGCAAACGACACGGGAAAACCGAGGTTGTGCCCACCAAACCGTGTATCACACAACGCGATCTCTCTCTTGCCTACACGCCGGGGGTCGCGGAACCCTGCCTCGAGATCGCGCGTGATCCCGAACTGGTCTACGAGTACACCAACAAGGGAAATCTCGTCGCCGTGGTTTCCAACGGCACGGCCGTGCTGGGGCTCGGTGACATCGGCCCGATGGCAGGCAAGCCGGTGATGGAGGGCAAGGGGGTTCTCTTCAAACGATTCGCCGATATCGATGTCTTCGACATCGAGCTCGATAGCAAGGACACTGAGGAGATCATCCGCTTCTGTGAGCTTCTCGCGCCCACCCTCGGCGGCATCAACCTCGAAGACATCGGTGCCCCCGAGTGCTTCGAGATCGAGGAGCGGCTCAAGCAGAGCACCGATATCCCGGTCTTTCACGACGATCAGCACGGCACCGCCATCATTTCAGGCGCAGCACTGATGAATGCGGTTGAAATCGCCGGCAAGAAGATTGAAGACGTCAAGGTCGTCTTCTCCGGCGCTGGAGCGGCCGGTATCGCCTGCGCCGCTTTCTATGTCTCACTTGGGGTCAAGCGGGAAAATCTCCTGATGGTCGACTCGAAGGGCGTGATCTACAAGGGTCGAAAAACCGGCATGAACAAGTACAAGGAGCTCTTTGCGGTCGACACTGATGCGCGCACCCTGGCCGACGCGATGGAGGGCGCCGACGTCTTCGCCGGTGTTTCGGTCAAAGGCCTGGTCACCAAGGACATGGTCAAGTCGATGGCCCCGGACCCGATCATCTTCGCGATGGCCAACCCGGATCCCGAAATTCTCCCAGAGGACGCATTCGAAGTTCGATCCGACGTGATCATGGCCACTGGGCGATCCGACTATCCCAACCAGGTCAACAACGTGCTTGGTTTCCCCTTTATCTTTCGCGGTGCTCTCGATGTCGCGTCCACTCATATCAACGAGGAGATGAAACTGGCCGCGGCCCGCGCGCTGGCAGATCTCACCAAGGAAGATGTTCCGGATTCCGTCGTCCGGGCCTACGGGGGCAAACAGATCAAGTTCGGACGCGACTACTTGATCCCGAAGCCCTTCGACTACAGGGTGCTGCTATGGGAAGCGCCAGCTGTCGCCGAAGCCGCGATCGAGACCGGAGTTGCACGCAAGCCGTACGCGTCGAAGGAGGAATACGTCCGCGAGCTCGAGAATCGCCTCTCGCGCACCCGGCGGGTCATGCACAGCGTATTCGACCAGGCAGCCGCCGACCCCAAACGAATCGTGTTCCCCGAAGGCGAGGTCGACAAGATCGTCCGTGCCGCGAAGATCCTCGCCGACGAATCCATCTGCAAACCGGTGCTACTCGGTTCCGCAAAAATCATTGAACGGCTCCTGGCCGATCACGAGGTGCCGGACGGCGCGGTCGAGGTCATCGATCCACTTGCCAGCGAGAAGGCCCAAGTGTACGCAGAAATCCTCGCCCGCACTCGCTGGCGCCGGGGCGTCACTCTGGATACTGCAACCAAGGCGATGCGCGATCCGGTCTACTTCGGCAACATGATGGTTCATCGCGGCGATGCCGAAGGACTCATCGCAGGCATCAATATGTCCTATCCGGAGACGATTCGACCCGCCCTGCAGATCCACAAGGTCCGCGAAGGTGTCAAGAAAGCCGCAGGCGCTTTCCTCCTGCTCTTCGAGGATCGGATGCTCTTCATTGCCGACACAACGGTCAACCAGGACCCCACGGCGGAAGAGTTGGCAGAGATCGCCTGGCTCACGAGCCAGGCTGCCGAGCATTATTTCGAGGTCGAACCGAGGGTGGCGATGCTCTCGTACTCGAACTTCGGTTCCAACATCGACCAACGGTCACAGAAGGTCCGGGACGCCGTTACCATCGCCCAGGAAAGGTGGCCGGAACTCATCATCGAGGGCGAAATGCAGGCCGATACCGCCGTCGAACCATCGATTGCGCGCGAGGCCTTTCCGCTATCGCAGATCCAGGGTGATGCGAATATTCTGGTCTGTCCGGATCTCGAGTCAGCCAACATTGCATACAAATTGCTGTGGCGCCTTGGCAAGGTGGAAGCGATCGGGCCCATCCTCATCGGCATCGACGCCCCGGTTCACGTTCTCCAACGCGGGGTGGACGTCAACGACGTGGTCAACATGGCAGCACTTTGCGTCCTCAAAGCGCAGAGGTGGAGCTGACCCGACTCACGGTTGATCACGGCTGGAATGAAGCCTCGGCAGGTCTCTGTTATCGAGGAACAGTGAAATCGTGACACAACGGGTCTCCTCCGGGGGCCCGGGAGACTCTGGAGGCGACCATGCGGAATACTCTGAAATCCGTACTCGCGAGCAAGGGGACCGCCGTCCATCACGTAGCGCCAGAAGCTACTGTCCTCGACGCGGTCGAAAAAATGAACCAAGAACGTATCGGTGCGCTCCTGGTTTGTGTCTCAGGCGAACTAGTCGGCATTTTCACGGAGCGCGATGTGCTGTGTCGCGTAGTCGGCGAGAAACGCGATCCCGCAGCCACGAAGATCGTCGACGTGATGACGTCCGAGGTCGCGACCGTCAAATCGAGCACCCGCATCGAGGAGGCGATGGCGGTGATCACCGAGAGGCGGATCCGACACCTTCCCGTGGTCGACGACGGGGACCTCAAAGGTGTTGTTTCTTCTGGAGACCTGACCCGCAGTGTGAGCCGCAATCAGGAGGGCCACATCCAGCACCTGACGGATTTCAT of Acidobacteriota bacterium contains these proteins:
- a CDS encoding D-alanine--D-alanine ligase gives rise to the protein MTDKQRVALIFGGRSGEHDVSIVSARSVDRALDRNKYQVVPLAIDRQGLWTDASTARRVLDDSANRADKVVRFEGTSRLDPGLLDGTIDIAFPVLHGPFGEDGTIQGLFEMIDLPYVGSDATSSALCMDKIFCKRMFAQAGLPTSDWVELDLPTWSEDVRHVSVQCLDLGLPIFVKPARLGSSVGISKVTDPADLAPAIETAFAQGQRVLVEKGLDVREIEIAVIGNQHPRAAVPGEVVPGHDFYDYDDKYLDSTCQLLAPAPLEERQSATARELGVTVFQLLGCTGMARVDLFLEHDSGLFWVNEINTIPGFTPISMYPRLWELSGLSYSELIDELIRLGFERTR
- a CDS encoding NADP-dependent malic enzyme; this translates as MKKITKQEALAYHTGKRHGKTEVVPTKPCITQRDLSLAYTPGVAEPCLEIARDPELVYEYTNKGNLVAVVSNGTAVLGLGDIGPMAGKPVMEGKGVLFKRFADIDVFDIELDSKDTEEIIRFCELLAPTLGGINLEDIGAPECFEIEERLKQSTDIPVFHDDQHGTAIISGAALMNAVEIAGKKIEDVKVVFSGAGAAGIACAAFYVSLGVKRENLLMVDSKGVIYKGRKTGMNKYKELFAVDTDARTLADAMEGADVFAGVSVKGLVTKDMVKSMAPDPIIFAMANPDPEILPEDAFEVRSDVIMATGRSDYPNQVNNVLGFPFIFRGALDVASTHINEEMKLAAARALADLTKEDVPDSVVRAYGGKQIKFGRDYLIPKPFDYRVLLWEAPAVAEAAIETGVARKPYASKEEYVRELENRLSRTRRVMHSVFDQAAADPKRIVFPEGEVDKIVRAAKILADESICKPVLLGSAKIIERLLADHEVPDGAVEVIDPLASEKAQVYAEILARTRWRRGVTLDTATKAMRDPVYFGNMMVHRGDAEGLIAGINMSYPETIRPALQIHKVREGVKKAAGAFLLLFEDRMLFIADTTVNQDPTAEELAEIAWLTSQAAEHYFEVEPRVAMLSYSNFGSNIDQRSQKVRDAVTIAQERWPELIIEGEMQADTAVEPSIAREAFPLSQIQGDANILVCPDLESANIAYKLLWRLGKVEAIGPILIGIDAPVHVLQRGVDVNDVVNMAALCVLKAQRWS
- a CDS encoding CBS domain-containing protein, with translation MRNTLKSVLASKGTAVHHVAPEATVLDAVEKMNQERIGALLVCVSGELVGIFTERDVLCRVVGEKRDPAATKIVDVMTSEVATVKSSTRIEEAMAVITERRIRHLPVVDDGDLKGVVSSGDLTRSVSRNQEGHIQHLTDFITGKYPG